In Gossypium hirsutum isolate 1008001.06 chromosome D01, Gossypium_hirsutum_v2.1, whole genome shotgun sequence, the genomic window AGTTGCAGCTATTTTATGTAAGTTTAACAATCGGTTCATCAATAaatgtcatttttatttaattaattcttttattctCACAACTAATTattatacaaatatattttaaattaaaaatcgaAAATCAAATAACTTTTTAAACATGAAATTACAACTTTTCAAAAGACACTTTTTACTTAGAATCATGTCACATTACttttataaacaacttttatgccCACTTTTTGCCACATTGCTATCCACCAtgcaaattttgataaattggaAAAAAGAAGTTATCTGCAAAAGTTTTTTACTTTAAATCATCCTTTGCTTGTAAAAGATCCAAGCACCGAGCTTCCATAGTGTATGGAATTATTATAAAACAAcatattttcatttcatgtataaTGAGGCCTCAACTTCTGTAATTGTGTAGTCTTCATCTAATCCCCCCATGCTTTTGAAGCTTCAATGCAAACATCAAACTTTATCTCAGTGCCACAAATGAAATAACACCTGACTGTGCTTATTCCTCTTCTTTATTGCATACAGTGCAGAACAATAGCTGAAAATGTTTTTGAGTTATGAAATGAAAGAGCATGAACTGATTACAGGGTTAAGTTGCAGAGAGCACGGGCGTTTTCAATTTACTTTGAAGTGTCAAGCAGGAGCTTGTCAAGATTTCGTTTTCCTTCAGGGGCATTTGAGTACCATGAAGACAAGTAGTATCTGTAAAGAACCGAAGAATACAGAGGTGGGGAAGATTTACTCACAAGATCAGAGACGGGGGATATTCGGACTGTCTTGGCTGGGTCATGAAAAGTGGCGATTGAGAGACGGGCTTTGCTTGCATTTGTTACGGCTCGGTGCACACAGGTTTTGTATTGCCCATTAGTTATAATCTGCAGGTAAGGCATGATTCTCAACACTCATTTTTCATAGTATGATACattgatagaatattaaaaagatGAGTAACACACCTCAGTTTGGTCAGCCACAAGAACAAGGATGGCATTTGGAAGGGGATCGACCAAGAGCCACTCCCCATCCTTGAGCACTTGAAGGCCACCAACATTGTCCTGTATTAGAAGCGTGATGGCACCTATATCAGAATGAGATTGCAGGCCCAACGTCAAATCTGGCCGCGGACAAGGAGGATAATAACTGGCTGTTATGTTCTGATAGAACTCCCCAACTGCATCTTCAATGCAGGACGCCTTCAGTCCTAAACTCTCAGACATTAATGCCAATAGTCTCTGAACCAACGCTTTCATCTCATCACTATAATTGGCCATCAATTCCCTACATAAACATAAACCAAGTTGAGAACACCTTTAACAACATTAATCAATATAAAACAGACTACCTGTATTCCGGAGGAAAATGAGGCCAAGCTGAAGGATTGCGGCGTGAAAGAGGTAACGTATGGTGATCAAAATAGTCCCTCCAATCCAAAACAGTTTCATTTTCAGAGCTTACTAGCAAACGACTACCGTATCCCTCAGAGGCAGCAAAATTCGGATTGCAAGCATATTTAAGTTTATCCTCCATCGGGAAAtcattgaaaaaagaaaaacaggcTCTCCTCAAATCATCCAACAGTTTTGTAGGTACCCCATGGTTGATAACATGAAAAGCTCCCCAATCTCTACAAGCCTCTCGAATGGCTGGAAGGACGGACTCCTTTTCACTGGATAGATCAACGGCAGGAACATGTTTGCAGCTCAAATCAGCTATATTTTCAGTTACAGATCCAGGCCGGTTCTTGGGGGGTTGAATGTATTGTGACGGAACCTCTGAAATGCCCATTTGAGAAAGAATTTGAACCCTTACTGCCCCTTCCATTTCCCCCAATTTCTCAACTAGCTATTGAACTACAAAGCCAAAAACTGAATCAAGATGATAATCAAGCAAATCCCTAAATATCATGGAAACTGAGTTATGTTAACTATAATTGCAAAAAACTTAACAAAACCAGATTAAtagttaaaacttaaaacccataTCGTATTTTCATCATACTTCCAAATTAGATGCCAAAACTACAGAATTCTGCCTtaaaattcatttgtttttattgaagTACGTAACTATGATTGAATAAAGCAAAAACAGATTACGACCCAAATCTTATTCTCAGAAAATTTCCAAATTGCAAAGATGACAACAGAATCAGACAAACTTGATtggattataaattatataaataatctatGAGTTTGTATACCAATGAGAAAATATACTGAATGAAAATTGACTGACCTGCAGCAATTATTTAAACTTCGAACAAAAGATTGGTGAAGACAGACAGCTTTTCTTATCAGGAGGGACAACTTTTTCTCTTAccttttattaaaagaaaattactaaattattttatttttttaaatagattcttttaatttttatgatatctaaataaaatttcataatttttgtttctatttaagtttttatttcaaactaaaatttatttaaatacagTAATACAATTCAAACagcttttatttatatatattatattatttctaaaatattttttacatgattaaaatatcataaaatccttatatttttatttttaaaaattgatcattttatttttcaaattttaaaattcagatctatgcgattttaaaataaaaaaaaatatagatgTTTTTAATAATAACCAATATTTTCTAAACTGAATTAGTGATTGAACCAATAAGGCAATCAGTTCACCAATCCAAGCAACAATCCAATGacctaaaaaatcattaaaaattaagataataaaTAGCTATCACTCTCTCCCAAAAACTCAAATCCAAGTGAATTCTTCGAGTAAACATCCATTCAAAAAAAGGCAATGTTTTAATGTAGACAGTAAAGGCTGAGTTGCTTGTTCAAACATGAATTGATTcgaaaatatttaaacaaattgTAACATTCAACCTGTAAGACATCTTTtataaacaaaatcataaaaatgtgaCAAGTTATTATGAACTTTTAAGTCGGAATTTTCAAGCCTACCCTATTACCCCAGCTCTTGGCACGGCTTAGCCCGTACCGTATTGCAAGTTCTTGGCAGGGTCTTAGGCTTGTCCTCACCTTGCCTTCAAATGAATGGCAATTAGTCCAGGTCCGGATCGCCCCTTACTGCTTGCTTCTTCTtacttttacttctttttttagaCGTTTGGAACCCATAGCCAATGATCACAGCTTCACAAGAGATTGCTACGAATCCTGAGGCAAAGCACAAAATACAATTCCTAAAGGAAACCCCATATAATTGTCACCATATGCATCACATCAATTTACAATGAGGGCAACATATTAAGCACGTTTGAAGATGTCAATGTAAACGACACTCAAAAAGAATACTTCAATTGATCATTTCAAAACTTGAGCCAGAAAATTGCAGTACCTGGGACTAAGTTGCAATCTTAGTAGAGATCAATGGATAACTTGCAGAAAGCAATAAGACCCAAACCTCCATAACATTATATCGTAATATTTACataatgtaaattttttattacacacttttatattattttcttcaaGTGGAATTTCCACAAAATCTTCTTTTATTGATAACCAAATAGAATGTTTATCAATAATGAAAGGTAAATACTGACAAATAAAATTATTCCCTAATAATAAATCTGTTTTCATTTTTGGAAAGCATACTATTTTAGGAATCATAAATTTAACATTGTTTATGtaaattggtatgtttttagctttgtattttattgtatttttactaCCATCTATTCCCAATATTTTTATGGGTTTCTTCATTAATTCCCATTTTTCTACAGGAATCGCATTCTTTCTGTAACTACAAATTGTAGCTCCAGTATCAATCAAAGCATTTagagaatattttttatattttctaaattgaAATGTAACTTTAATTGTTATTTCAACTTTTGACTTTTTATCAATTGTTGAAGTTTGAATTTCTTCTATTCTAGTTTTTCTAGAATTATTACTAGGTTCAATAGGAAATATAGGAATTTGTACAGTTTTTATTCCTATTGGTGTACTATTTGTACTAATATTATCCTCCTCTTCTTCTGGTTGAGAGTTAGAGGGTAAAACTAAATTttcatttgtatttgttatacaattatttttaaaatataatttattgcctgatgacatatattctatagtactAACAGGTTTAGAAGTACTAGAACTATTAATTTTTTCCATCATCCAATCTCTTGGAATTGACAGATCTCTTATATCTAATAACCTTGGCTGAATTTCAGTAGTGAACCTGTTTGGTTCAAAgagttcaataattttattattaatctctTTTATTTCTACTTCAGCAGTACTTGTATATTCATTAATGGAAGTCCAGCTGATTGCTAGATCTTCTGCCAAATCATTaatatcagaattttttgtctgaattctAAGGCAAAGACACTCTTCTATTAGAGGATCTGTAATGGAAATAAAGtaatttggtttaactttaaatcctattacGCCTGTATGTAAATTAGACTGAATACCtccaataagtgcttttattggattttcaaatcttttatctaaaAGGACAGCTATAATAGGAATATCATGACCTCTTCTAAATAAAGCTCTAATAGTAATCATGATTATacctaaatgtatatatctaacttgaggatatttttttctaatcctcttaattttttctttagtaaAGAGAGGGATTTCTGTTAATCCTCCTCTTGTATCTTTAGCAACTGTGTTACCGCTAATTTTTTCTATATGTCTCTAAGTCCATATTTTAAACTTAGAGatcttatatatttcttctttagaaatatgatttttatttatcttttctatcatttcatcagaaaagtctttttcttctccGATTAAATTGCCTAATTTAATATCCTGTTTTTCAGGATTCagaatttcttctaattgattattagaactgctttctatattaaacataaatatatattcatcgTTACTATCAAAATCTATTTCTGATATTAACTCATATAAAATTTCTTCAGGATTTGTTTCCTTTTGATAACATACTTCTAAATTTTGTTCTTGAagactttttatcatttttctagCATTTTTCCCTTTATTAGGACAACTACTAGCTATATGACCTTCTTCatcacatataaaacatttacaaatTTGTTTCTTTGGTTTGGAATTCTTTTTCCTAACCACTTTTTGATTTTTaccagaaaattttttattacctggtttccattttcttaatttatattttttacgttttttataaGTGTTGGGATATATTTGTTTACACCcaaattcccattcattttctaaaattttagaacAATATTTATGACTTAACTTATTTTTGACCTGTTTAGCCGCTTTACTTTGCAAACAATGTAAAgttattctttcttttgcaaaGTTAATTCTATTACCTATAGTATCTATATTGTCTTTTGAAAGCCCTGAGTTTCTAAAATGCttatctaaattaattagtatttgcaaaataattactaatatttGCTGATTTCTTGAGCAGGCTTCATGGATAGAGGTAAACAACCTCTAATAGTTGGTGAATGGACAACTGTTCACAAAAAACCCAATAAAGGGAAAACAGAATCAAACTCCAAAAAAGGATTTGTATCTGCACAAATACCATTTTATCCTAATCAAGGATATTATGTGTCTTATCCGATAGTAAACCAACCACTTGGATCAAATGTTTTAAAGTACCCTATGGTAAACCAACCAATGGGAAATACTTTCTCATTGACCCCAAACAAGGTGAGTCAATTAGAATGGTCCCAAAATCCGAATTCAGTATCACAAACAAGTTATGCTGAAGTCATTAAGGGAGCTGAGAATTTGTTGAATCAACaacaaatttaagaattaaaagatctttcaaaaattaaagatttttataACCCTGGTTTATCACcagaaaattatgattttataaatgagatatggaaaacccatatttCAAACCAAAGAGCTAATTTCCGAAGAGCTCTTACcagattttcattatttttagttgaaaaaacaactaaagaaaatgaagctgaaaatttattattaaaatctattttatatagagGATGGGATGAATTCCAGTTAGAATTCATGGATATAaaggagataaacaatcttcttgatatcattcaatattttattcataaagggaaaaataattctattatgaataaagtatttagaatatgtatgtataaCAAAGCTAGGAAATTATTACCGATAGAAAtattcacaaaaataaataaagaaatttgcAGACAgcaaattcaatttcaaaaagctTTTTCAGAATATTTTCTACAAGCTTATGTTTTTACTAACTATTTAGATAATGAATTTCCTACTTTAAAATACAGACTTGATCACGAACCATTTGATATAACCAATATTGAATGGGGTTTTACTAAAGAAATAGTTGTGCAAAATCTCTCCTTTcatcttttaaaagattttccaGCCATTGTAAAGTCTGTCTTACAAAACATCATAAACAATgatgatttttattactattttcatatTGAAATTAGTAGCCTAATTGGTATAGCTGaataagaaaaattttatcaGCCGTATCAAATTTGGATTATTAAAAAGATGATTGGAACCCCCCAATTATCTGCTGTAAATGAAGATAAAAAACATTTGTCAAAAacaattgataaatgttataataaatttgaaGATTATCAAGTCCAAACAGGATTAGATTTATTATCACAAGCCTTCTCCATGATGAAGTCTACAAACTATGGACGGATGGTAGAAGAATATTGGCATTTCTAAATGGAAACATCCAGGAGGAAAGAAATGAAGAATTTGTGAAGCTGTTGAAAAAGATTGTTGAAATGGAGATAGAAGAATTTCCATCTCACATCACAGAAAAAATCAAATATACATGGGAGATGTGGAACTCACCACCAAGACTCTCATCAGATTCTGTACATTTAGATGAGATCGAAGAAATGAATCTCGATAATATGCAAGAAAGTTGATGTCAGCAAGACAGTAACATACAAGCAAAATGGAAGTAACCATTAATGCTTGATGAAGATATCTAGAAGAAAGACAAAAAGTCTTAATCAAGTCTTAATCATCATTAAAACAATGATGATGTACGAGATGACAAAAAAGCAGCTGTGACACAAGCAGTGACAACAGCGGTCATAAATGCAAGCATGACACATGGAAGCAACCATAGCCATGCAAAAAGATGGAAACGTGGAAGCAACCACATCTACAAAGAAGCCGAGTCCTTATCAGAAACACTGTACAggattcaaaatacaattgtaTAGAATTTTTAGAATTCCTCTATAAATAGGAGGAAAGCTCAATTGTATAGTATCTTGTAAATTACCAACTACTTTACTTTTTAGTTTTCTCTTGTAAACTTTTCCTTTTGTAATAAAAGAGTCTATATTCCCTTCCGCTCATACTCTCAAATAGCCTCTACTCTCCCCTCCCCCGCTTGGTATCAGAGGTGCCGGTGTAACGAGTTTCTGGAGAAATAATATCGTAATATTCATTGTAAGTTTTTATCTTTGATTTACATTTCTATTTGTTTCACAGTTGTTTGTTTCAAAACTTATATCTGTTTATCTGTCTTCTTGTTGCCGTTGAGTCCAGGGAGGACGTTAAGCGTTGTGTGAAGACGTTAGGATAACAGGCCGGTCTTAGGTACCCGAGACAAACATTATGGAACAAATTAAGTGTCAGTTTAAAGATAAAACTTGTGATCATATTACGCATATAGACTCTAGAAATGAAAACAACATTTCATCTCTGAGTAAGGGTATTAATAGTCTTGTTGATATGACTTCTTTTTATTTCAGTAAATTATATAGTAAGGTCAGTTCTGTAGAAGAAAAAGTAAGTAACTTAAGTAATATAAAAGTGTTAGACTTAAATCATAAGTCTAAAGAAATATTAactaatgttaataataaattagatcaggtttttaataataataatattgagtcCGATGTAGATTTAGGTCCTTTATATTATGGTAATGGTAAAGATCATATTTTAGTTTTATCTTAAGAAGAAAACACTTCTTCTGATGAGTCAGCTtctatgttaaaaaattataaaaaaacataaaaaaacgcAAAAAAGATGATAAACAAAAACAATATGATTTTCAGTCCTATAAAACTCTTATAGAacattggaaagaaaaatttactaatagtaaTGATCAActagaaagagttgaatatttaaaactaatagaactttatgaaaaacataaagatctttttagtatgtttaattatcattatatgttaaaatatgatgataGCAGTAGTTCAAGTAATTCTGAACAAACAGAATTATTAAAGAAACAATCTGAAGAAGAAAAAACTTCAACAGATCAGGATGAAGACATAAAAGTCTCAACATATAACTCTGATGAAGAAACCACTTCATCTGAAGATGAAAATATTAATATTCCGGAACCTATGGATACTGAATCACCAGATccatatagaaaaagaaaaatagaatcagATAGTCAAACAGATGATTATCTTAGATTTTCTAATAAAGATTTTGaatttgataatgaaaaatttaaggtttttggtaataaaatcgaAAACATAGCTACTAATGATGTAAAACCTGAATACCCGGGAGAAACATCAAATCAACCTGTTCAACCAAGAatagatgatttaaataaaagaaatgttgctcaaggaggaatatatttagatttaaCTAATACTCCTATATCAGACTATAAGAAAGTTATAGATGATTGGGCACAGTCAATGACTATTGTTGTAAACAACAACACTTGGtcaaaagaaaagtttttaaactATTTTGTTGGAACTTTTCAAGGTGTTGTTCTTCAATTTCTTAGACGATGGGAAGAGTCTGAGAAAGGAAAAGAACAAAAGGagcttttattaaatcaaataggATCTCCTAAAGACCTTTTAAAAGGTTTAACCTCTattctaaaaacagaattttgTGGTTATTGTGATAAAAAAGATCAAGATAGTGTAGCTAGTTACACActctcaaaaataaaattacgtgatattagatatttagaagaattttctaaaaaatttcttcataaatatcagaaattaaaaaatgaaaatataaagttTTGGAAAAACCAATACTTTCATAAGTTACCCCCACCTTGGGATGATATATGTATAAACAAATACGTATCCTATTTAGATAAGCACTGTAGAAACTCAGGGCTTTCAAAAGACAATATAAATACTAATTTACATTATGTGATGGCCATAAGGACAAATACTTGACAGTAGTCAAGAGGTGCAATAAACTCAGATGATGAAATTTACATGGTATATATAGGATAGCTTCAACCTAGCTGAACCGAAAAGTTTGGCAAAGCAGTTTCCAgtaggaaagaaaataaagaccATTCTAGCATACCTAGAGGAAGAAGATTCGATACGGACTTAAAGCAATGCCAACcaacaaaatttgatttttaatagcCAAAGAAACTCTCACCTCAATCCATGCTGTaaaaaccaggatcaatcaaaagGCTGC contains:
- the LOC107939199 gene encoding probable 2-oxoglutarate-dependent dioxygenase ANS isoform X3, with amino-acid sequence MEGAVRVQILSQMGISEVPSQYIQPPKNRPGSVTENIADLSCKHVPAVDLSSEKESVLPAIREACRDWGAFHVINHGVPTKLLDDLRRACFSFFNDFPMEDKLKYACNPNFAASEGYGSRLLVSSENETVLDWRDYFDHHTLPLSRRNPSAWPHFPPEYRELMANYSDEMKALVQRLLALMSESLGLKASCIEDAVGEFYQNITASYYPPCPRPDLTLGLQSHSDIGAITLLIQDNVGGLQVLKDGEWLLVDPLPNAILVLVADQTEIITNGQYKTCVHRAVTNASKARLSIATFHDPAKTVRISPVSDLLQKHGGIR
- the LOC107939199 gene encoding probable 2-oxoglutarate-dependent dioxygenase ANS isoform X2 translates to MEGAVRVQILSQMGISEVPSQYIQPPKNRPGSVTENIADLSCKHVPAVDLSSEKESVLPAIREACRDWGAFHVINHGVPTKLLDDLRRACFSFFNDFPMEDKLKYACNPNFAASEGYGSRLLVSSENETVLDWRDYFDHHTLPLSRRNPSAWPHFPPEYRELMANYSDEMKALVQRLLALMSESLGLKASCIEDAVGEFYQNITASYYPPCPRPDLTLGLQSHSDIGAITLLIQDNVGGLQVLKDGEWLLVDPLPNAILVLVADQTEIITNGQYKTCVHRAVTNASKARLSIATFHDPAKTVRISPVSDLLLFCTVCNKEEE
- the LOC107939199 gene encoding probable 2-oxoglutarate-dependent dioxygenase ANS isoform X1, with protein sequence MEGAVRVQILSQMGISEVPSQYIQPPKNRPGSVTENIADLSCKHVPAVDLSSEKESVLPAIREACRDWGAFHVINHGVPTKLLDDLRRACFSFFNDFPMEDKLKYACNPNFAASEGYGSRLLVSSENETVLDWRDYFDHHTLPLSRRNPSAWPHFPPEYRELMANYSDEMKALVQRLLALMSESLGLKASCIEDAVGEFYQNITASYYPPCPRPDLTLGLQSHSDIGAITLLIQDNVGGLQVLKDGEWLLVDPLPNAILVLVADQTEIITNGQYKTCVHRAVTNASKARLSIATFHDPAKTVRISPVSDLVSKSSPPLYSSVLYRYYLSSWYSNAPEGKRNLDKLLLDTSK